A window of the Hordeum vulgare subsp. vulgare chromosome 5H, MorexV3_pseudomolecules_assembly, whole genome shotgun sequence genome harbors these coding sequences:
- the LOC123399949 gene encoding sister chromatid cohesion 1 protein 3-like — protein sequence MFYSHSVLARKSPLGTVWIAAHLERKVNRTQIDCVDVPSYASSIMDPEVPIALRLSGHLLLGLVRIYSWKVNHLFQDCNRMLSEVRTAFASMAAIDLPIDADRALFEVITLPETFSLDDLNLDDAIRQIDTPDRHRRTSDQITLSGEGYVMITLDEEGGAEFTSPAGRSSGFEAEQQEQETFPPLPDDIISVDPPLQGSFSVTHQETPEILRRATDSVSRFEDVIDGGDLMEEDPSPFTEKVTTPQPMYSPLSPVLRTSIPNVPARISHEPVDEEDLEPAGGTGILAPAAFILESSPPPQVQVQGNRRKRRANVQENRRRPRIDDEIGLSNDYLRDQVDGTELGKLARRRKIMPHSAVDVWRFNRISQKDSLFSEPLVQGMCSDLHKAYEGNYPHVSDSDAQPADVVNVLDEVQPADVVNIHDEVQPADVVNDCDEDAPIGNADTQELQPQVTSKSTGNGEATPFDLSPELPRFSPQKGLSPVREEDHTPFETSGRSGTPWSGLGGTGATVPVTHCSYASPGKYTIESDFPFGTDDLDEDLPEFPGLMNTPSMISSVGTSTTGLGSIMSTRTRAAAQYFKCMMSSATSEDQQGKFSLNRILDGRTKKQAARMFFETLALKSYDYIDVYQEEAYGDISVSVRPSLSSAKL from the coding sequence ATGTTCTACTCCCACTCCGTCCTGGCTCGGAAGAGCCCGCTGGGGACGGTGTGGATCGCCGCGCACCTCGAGCGCAAGGTCAACCGGACGCAGATCGACTGCGTCGACGTCCCCTCCTACGCGTCGTCCATAATGGACCCCGAGGTCCCCATCGCGCTCCGGCTGTCGGGGCATCTCCTCCTCGGGCTCGTCCGCATCTACTCGTGGAAGGTGAACCACCTCTTCCAGGATTGCAACCGGATGCTGAGCGAGGTCAGAACCGCCTTCGCCTCCATGGCGGCGATAGATCTGCCAATCGACGCGGACCGTGCCCTGTTCGAGGTAATCACTTTGCCGGAGACCTTCAGCCTGGATGATTTGAACCTTGATGATGCGATTCGTCAGATTGATACGCCGGACCGTCATCGGCGGACCTCTGATCAGATCACCTTGTCTGGAGAAGGGTATGTGATGATCACCCTTGACGAGGAAGGTGGGGCAGAGTTCACCTCTCCTGCCGGTCGATCCTCCGGATTTGAGGCTGAACAGCAGGAGCAGGAGACGTTCCCTCCTTTGCCAGATGATATCATTTCTGTAGATCCTCCTCTCCAAGGCAGTTTTTCAGTGACCCACCAAGAAACACCAGAAATATtgcgtcgagcaactgatagtgtGTCAAGGTTTGAAGATGTTATTGATGGCGGTGACCTCATGGAGGAAGATCCGTCGCCGTTCACAGAAAAGGTTACCACGCCACAACCAATGTACTCACCTTTATCACCTGTGCTTCGGACGTCCATTCCCAACGTACCAGCCCGTATCAGCCATGAGCCTGTTGATGAAGAAGATCTGGAACCAGCAGGTGGCACTGGAATCTTGGCACCTGCAGCATTTATCCTTGAATCATCTCCACCACCTCAAGTACAAGTACAAGGTAACAGGAGAAAGAGAAGGGCGAATGTACAAGAGAACAGGAGACGGCCTAGAATTGATGATGAAATCGGGCTCTCCAATGATTATTTGAGGGATCAAGTTGATGGCACTGAACTAGGTAAGTTGGCTCGCAGGAGAAAGATAATGCCCCATTCAGCAGTGGATGTGTGGAGATTCAACAGGATAAGCCAAAAGGACAGCCTCTTCTCTGAACCTCTGGTGCAAGGAATGTGTAGTGATCTTCATAAAGCTTATGAGGGGAACTACCCTCATGTGAGTGACTCTGATGCTCAGCCTGCCGATGTTGTAAATGTTCTTGACGAGGTTCAGCCTGCCGATGTTGTGAATATTCATGACGAGGTTCAGCCTGCCGATGTTGTGAATGATTGTGATGAGGATGCACCTATAGGAAATGCAGATACACAGGAGCTTCAACCTCAGGTCACCTCAAAATCAACAGGAAATGGAGAGGCAACGCCATTTGATTTGTCACCCGAGCTCCCTCGCTTCTCTCCACAGAAGGGTCTATCTCCAGTAAGAGAAGAAGATCACACCCCTTTTGAAACCTCTGGACGAAGTGGAACCCCATGGTCAGGACTTGGAGGAACCGGTGCTACTGTACCAGTAACACATTGCAGTTATGCATCACCTGGAAAATATACTATTGAATCTGATTTCCCATTTGGTACTGATGATCTTGATGAAGATCTACCAGAGTTTCCTGGGCTGATGAATACCCCTAGCATGATATCCAGTGTGGGTACCAGCACCACAGGATTAGGCAGCATCATGTCTACCAGGACAAGGGCTGCCGCACAGTACTTCAAATGTATGATGTCTTCAGCCACTTCAGAAGACCAGCAAGGGAAATTCAGTTTAAACAGAATCTTGGACGGGAGGACAAAGAAGCAAGCTGCAAGAATGTTCTTTGAAACGTTGGCCCTGAAGAgctatgattatattgatgtctaTCAGGAAGAGGCATATGGTGATATTTCAGTTTCGGTTAGACCGTCACTCTCCAGTGCCAAACTTTGA